The Pseudomonas sp. R4-35-07 genome contains a region encoding:
- the rsmG gene encoding 16S rRNA (guanine(527)-N(7))-methyltransferase RsmG has protein sequence MSSLVTSQHAEELSTGARQLGIDLTETQHALLMGYLALLIKWNKAYNLTAVRNPDEMVSRHLLDSLSGMPFIENGRWLDVGSGGGMPGIPLAILFPESQVTCLDSNGKKTRFLTQVKLELKLDNLQVIHSRVEAFTPEQPFNGIVSRAFSSMENFSNWTRHLGDRDTRWLAMKGVHPSDELLALPADFHLDSEHALAVPGCQGQRHLLILRRTA, from the coding sequence TTGAGTTCGTTGGTCACCTCGCAACACGCCGAAGAGTTATCCACAGGTGCGCGCCAGTTGGGCATAGACCTGACCGAAACCCAGCACGCGTTGCTGATGGGCTACCTGGCCCTGTTGATCAAATGGAACAAGGCTTACAACCTGACTGCGGTGCGCAATCCGGACGAAATGGTCTCGCGCCATTTGCTCGACAGCTTGAGCGGGATGCCGTTTATCGAAAACGGTCGCTGGTTGGACGTCGGCAGCGGCGGCGGCATGCCAGGCATACCGCTGGCCATCCTGTTTCCAGAGTCACAGGTCACCTGCCTGGACAGCAACGGCAAGAAAACCCGCTTCCTGACCCAGGTCAAACTCGAACTCAAGCTGGACAATCTGCAGGTTATCCACAGTCGCGTCGAAGCCTTTACGCCTGAGCAGCCCTTCAACGGAATTGTTTCCCGGGCGTTCAGCAGCATGGAGAACTTCAGCAACTGGACTCGCCACCTTGGCGACCGCGATACCCGCTGGCTGGCAATGAAGGGCGTCCATCCAAGCGACGAGCTGTTAGCATTGCCGGCAGACTTCCACCTCGATAGCGAACACGCCTTGGCCGTACCCGGTTGCCAAGGCCAACGCCATCTGCTGATACTGCGCCGCACGGCATGA
- a CDS encoding ParB/RepB/Spo0J family partition protein has translation MAVKKRGLGRGLDALLSGPTVTSLEEQAVQADERELQHLPLDLIQRGKYQPRRDMDPQALEELANSIKAQGVMQPIVVRPIGSGRFEIIAGERRWRASQQAGKETIPAMVRDVPDETAIAMALIENIQREDLNPIEEAIALQRLQHEFQLTQQQVADAVGKSRVTVSNLLRLIALPEVIKTMLSHGDLEMGHARALLGLPENQQVEGARHVVARGLTVRQTEALVRQWLSGKPAPVETAKPDPDIARLEQRLAERLGSAVQIRHGKKGKGQLVIGYNSLDELQGVLAHIR, from the coding sequence ATGGCCGTCAAAAAACGAGGTCTCGGACGTGGACTGGATGCACTCCTGAGTGGTCCGACCGTCACTTCGCTGGAAGAGCAAGCGGTGCAGGCCGACGAACGTGAGCTGCAGCACTTGCCCCTGGACCTGATCCAGCGCGGCAAATACCAGCCGCGCCGGGACATGGACCCGCAGGCGCTGGAAGAGCTGGCCAACTCGATCAAGGCCCAGGGCGTGATGCAGCCGATCGTGGTGCGCCCCATTGGCAGCGGCCGCTTTGAAATCATCGCCGGCGAACGTCGCTGGCGCGCCAGCCAGCAGGCAGGCAAGGAAACCATCCCGGCGATGGTGCGCGACGTACCGGATGAAACGGCCATCGCCATGGCATTGATCGAAAACATCCAGCGTGAAGACCTCAACCCGATCGAGGAAGCCATCGCGCTGCAGCGGTTGCAGCACGAATTCCAGCTGACCCAGCAACAAGTGGCCGATGCGGTGGGTAAATCCCGCGTGACTGTGTCCAACCTGCTGCGTTTGATCGCGCTGCCGGAAGTCATCAAGACCATGTTGTCCCACGGCGACCTGGAAATGGGTCACGCCCGTGCTTTGCTCGGTTTGCCGGAAAATCAACAGGTTGAAGGGGCGCGTCACGTTGTCGCACGCGGGCTTACCGTTCGTCAGACCGAAGCGTTGGTTCGCCAATGGTTGAGCGGCAAACCTGCACCGGTCGAAACCGCCAAACCTGATCCGGATATCGCGCGCCTCGAGCAGCGCCTGGCCGAACGGCTAGGCTCTGCGGTGCAAATTCGCCACGGCAAGAAAGGTAAAGGGCAATTGGTTATCGGATATAACTCCCTCGACGAGCTTCAAGGTGTGCTTGCCCATATCCGTTGA
- the mnmG gene encoding tRNA uridine-5-carboxymethylaminomethyl(34) synthesis enzyme MnmG, with translation MDFPSRFEVIVIGGGHAGTEAALASARMGVKTLLLTHNVETLGAMSCNPAIGGIGKSHLVKEIDALGGVMATATDKGGIQFRVLNSRKGPAVRATRAQADRILYKAAVRETLENQPNLWIFQQAADDLIVEQDQVRGVVTQMGLRFFAESVVLTTGTFLGGLIHIGMQNYSGGRAGDPPSIALAKRLRELPLRVGRLKTGTPPRIDGRSVDFSVMTEQAGDTPIPVMSFMGSKEQHPKQVSCWITHTNARTHEIIAANLDRSPMYSGVIEGIGPRYCPSIEDKIHRFADKESHQVFIEPEGLTTHELYPNGISTSLPFDVQIQIVQSIRGMENAHIVRPGYAIEYDYFDPRDLKYSLETKVIGGLFFAGQINGTTGYEEAGAQGLLAGTNAALRAQGKDSWCPRRDEAYIGVLVDDLITLGTQEPYRMFTSRAEYRLILREDNADLRLTEKGRELGLVDDARWAAFCKKRESITLEEQRLKSTWVRPGTEQGDAIAEKFGTPLTHEYNLLNLLSRPEIDYAGLVEVTGGGAEDPQVAEQVEIKTKYAGYIDRQQDEIARLRASESTKLPVDIDYTGISGLSKEIQSKLGITRPETLGQASRIPGVTPAAISLLMIHLKKRGAGRQLEQSA, from the coding sequence GTGGATTTCCCTTCCCGTTTTGAAGTGATCGTCATCGGCGGCGGTCATGCCGGTACCGAGGCAGCACTGGCGTCAGCGCGCATGGGCGTAAAAACCCTGTTGCTGACGCATAACGTGGAAACCCTCGGCGCCATGAGTTGCAACCCTGCCATCGGAGGCATCGGCAAAAGCCATCTGGTCAAGGAAATCGATGCCCTTGGCGGCGTGATGGCAACGGCTACCGACAAAGGTGGTATTCAATTTCGCGTGCTGAACAGCCGCAAAGGCCCGGCCGTGCGTGCTACCCGCGCACAAGCCGACCGCATTCTGTACAAGGCAGCGGTACGTGAAACTCTGGAAAACCAGCCGAACCTGTGGATATTTCAACAGGCAGCTGACGACCTGATCGTCGAGCAGGACCAGGTACGCGGCGTTGTCACCCAAATGGGCCTGCGTTTCTTCGCAGAATCCGTGGTGTTGACCACCGGTACCTTCCTCGGCGGGCTTATCCACATTGGCATGCAGAACTATTCCGGCGGGCGCGCTGGCGATCCGCCGTCGATTGCCCTGGCAAAACGCTTGCGTGAATTGCCGCTGCGTGTGGGCCGCTTGAAAACCGGGACCCCGCCGCGAATCGACGGGCGTTCTGTGGATTTTTCGGTGATGACCGAACAAGCCGGCGATACACCGATCCCGGTCATGTCGTTCATGGGTTCCAAGGAGCAGCACCCGAAACAAGTCAGTTGCTGGATTACCCACACCAATGCCCGTACCCACGAAATCATTGCCGCGAACCTCGACCGTTCGCCGATGTATTCCGGGGTGATCGAAGGGATCGGCCCGCGTTATTGCCCGTCGATCGAAGACAAGATCCACCGCTTTGCCGACAAGGAAAGTCACCAGGTCTTCATCGAGCCCGAAGGCCTGACCACCCACGAGCTGTACCCGAACGGGATTTCCACGTCCCTGCCGTTCGACGTGCAAATCCAGATCGTGCAATCGATTCGCGGCATGGAAAACGCCCACATCGTTCGCCCTGGCTACGCCATCGAGTACGACTACTTCGATCCGCGTGACCTGAAGTACAGCCTGGAAACCAAAGTGATCGGCGGTTTGTTCTTCGCCGGGCAAATCAACGGCACCACCGGTTACGAAGAAGCCGGCGCCCAGGGTTTGCTCGCCGGCACCAACGCTGCATTGCGTGCCCAGGGCAAAGACAGCTGGTGCCCGCGTCGCGATGAAGCGTACATCGGCGTATTGGTTGACGACCTGATCACCCTGGGAACCCAGGAACCGTACCGGATGTTCACGTCCAGGGCGGAATATCGCCTGATCCTGCGCGAAGACAATGCCGATCTGCGCCTGACCGAAAAAGGTCGCGAGCTGGGTTTGGTCGATGACGCGCGCTGGGCGGCCTTTTGCAAAAAACGCGAGAGCATCACTCTCGAAGAGCAGCGCCTGAAAAGCACCTGGGTCCGCCCCGGCACTGAACAGGGCGATGCGATAGCCGAAAAATTTGGCACGCCCCTGACTCACGAATACAACTTGCTGAACCTGCTGTCGCGTCCGGAAATCGATTACGCTGGCCTGGTCGAAGTGACCGGCGGCGGCGCAGAAGATCCACAGGTCGCCGAACAGGTGGAAATCAAGACCAAATACGCCGGTTACATTGATCGCCAGCAGGACGAGATCGCTCGCCTGCGCGCCAGTGAAAGCACCAAGCTGCCTGTGGATATCGACTACACCGGGATTTCCGGGCTGTCGAAGGAAATTCAAAGCAAGCTGGGGATAACTCGGCCGGAAACGCTCGGCCAGGCTTCGCGTATACCTGGCGTGACGCCGGCAGCGATTTCACTGTTGATGATTCATTTGAAAAAACGCGGCGCGGGCCGTCAGTTGGAGCAAAGCGCTTGA
- a CDS encoding F0F1 ATP synthase subunit I, whose protein sequence is METRTPNTLPFHRLAVFPVLLAQLVILLIAALALWYWHGVVAGYSGLCGGLIALLPNMYFAHRAFRFSGARAAQAIVRSFYAGEAGKLILTAVLFALTFAGVKPLAPLAVFGVFVLTQLVSWFAPLLMKTRLSKP, encoded by the coding sequence ATGGAAACCCGCACGCCAAACACGTTGCCGTTCCATCGCTTGGCCGTTTTTCCGGTTCTATTGGCTCAACTTGTCATTTTGCTGATCGCCGCATTGGCGCTTTGGTACTGGCATGGAGTCGTAGCCGGATATTCAGGACTCTGCGGAGGCCTGATAGCCTTGCTGCCCAATATGTATTTTGCTCACAGGGCCTTTCGGTTTTCCGGCGCCCGAGCAGCCCAGGCTATCGTCCGGTCTTTTTATGCCGGCGAGGCGGGGAAACTGATTTTGACGGCAGTGCTGTTTGCACTGACCTTTGCAGGTGTGAAGCCATTGGCGCCGCTGGCTGTATTTGGCGTCTTCGTGTTGACCCAATTGGTCAGCTGGTTCGCTCCCCTGCTAATGAAAACAAGACTTTCGAAACCTTAG
- a CDS encoding ParA family protein, giving the protein MAKVFAVANQKGGVGKTTTCINLAASLVATKRRVLLIDLDPQGNATMGSGVDKHGLENSVYDLLIGECDLGQAMHYSEHGGYQLLPANRDLTAAEVVLLEMQMKESRLRSALAPIRENYDYILIDCPPSLSMLTLNALVAADGVIIPMQCEYFALEGLSDLVDNIKRIAELLNPNLKVEGLLRTMYDPRLSLMNDVSAQLKEHFGDQLYDTVIPRNIRLAEAPSYGMPALAYDKSSRGAIAYLALAGEMVRRQRRNSRTAAAQPT; this is encoded by the coding sequence ATGGCTAAGGTATTCGCGGTAGCGAACCAGAAAGGTGGCGTGGGCAAAACCACCACCTGCATCAACCTCGCAGCATCCCTGGTCGCGACCAAGCGCCGGGTGCTGTTGATCGATCTCGATCCACAGGGCAACGCCACCATGGGTAGCGGTGTGGATAAACACGGCCTGGAAAACTCGGTCTACGACTTGCTGATCGGCGAGTGCGACCTGGGCCAGGCCATGCACTATTCCGAGCATGGCGGTTATCAACTGCTGCCGGCCAACCGCGACCTGACTGCGGCGGAAGTGGTGCTGCTGGAAATGCAGATGAAGGAAAGCCGTCTGCGCAGCGCCTTGGCGCCGATCCGCGAGAATTACGACTACATCCTGATCGACTGCCCGCCGTCGCTGTCGATGCTCACGCTCAACGCTCTGGTTGCCGCCGATGGGGTGATCATCCCCATGCAGTGCGAGTACTTTGCGCTCGAAGGCCTGAGCGACCTTGTGGATAACATCAAGCGTATCGCCGAATTGCTCAACCCGAACCTGAAAGTCGAAGGCCTGCTGCGGACCATGTATGACCCGCGCCTGAGCCTGATGAACGATGTGTCGGCGCAGCTCAAGGAACATTTCGGCGACCAGCTCTACGACACGGTGATTCCACGCAACATTCGCCTGGCCGAAGCGCCAAGCTACGGCATGCCGGCGCTGGCCTACGACAAATCCTCCCGTGGCGCCATTGCCTACCTGGCGCTGGCCGGCGAGATGGTGCGTCGCCAACGTCGCAATTCACGCACCGCTGCAGCCCAGCCAACTTAA